In Harmonia axyridis chromosome 6, icHarAxyr1.1, whole genome shotgun sequence, a single window of DNA contains:
- the LOC123682043 gene encoding segmentation protein Runt: MHLPSGQQVPTMTEMYSSLQDTLQEYHGELIQTGSPAILCSALPTHWRSNKSLPIAFKVVALDDVQDGTVVTLRAGNDENFCAELRNCSAVMKNQVAKFNDLRFVGRSGRGKSFTLIITISSAPYQIATYTKAIKVTVDGPREPRTKSNYQYGYGLPGMPGSFNPFFLNPGWLDATYMAAYAWPDYFRRSNMQQPNVHPSLVKGSPLSTSLPPTASDVFLPHVGAPPSLHHSHLLPPNGLPGFQDMPKLNLEPLQFRSVPQSPLEQLSLRLSPMSSTLSVSPQPSNVQQETKIHSTVDQSASEPSEDEDIDVVKSAFVPIKPANVMLQEIQHPDSTVQDKELSKSELKAPSSRTVRQLIDSKSPSSTKLQSAPTISTKKSVWRPY, from the exons ATGCATCTGCCGAGCGGCCAGCAAGTACCAACCATGACGGAAATGTACTCTTCTTTGCAAGACACCCTGCAGGAATATCACGGTGAACTTATACAAACGGGCAGCCCCGCGATTCTATGTAGTGCTTTACCGACCCATTGGAGATCGAATAAAAGTTTGCCGATAGCGTTTAAAGTGGTGGCCTTGGACGACGTTCAAGACGGGACTGTAGTGACATTAAGGGCTGGAAACGACGAAAATTTTTGTGCGGAATTGAGGAACTGTTCGGCTGTTATGAAAAACCAAGTCGCGAAATTCAACGATCTCAGATTTGTCGGCAGAAGTGGCAGAGGAAAATCTTTCACCTTAATCATCACCATCTCTTCGGCGCCTTATCAAATCGCTACATACACCAAAGCCATCAAAGTAACAGTGGACGGACCCAGAGAACCAAGAACAAAGTCAA ATTACCAATACGGTTATGGCCTTCCAGGAATGCCTGGATCATTTAACCCTTTCTTCCTGAATCCCGGTTGGTTAGACGCAACCTATATGGCAGCGTATGCTTGGCCTGACTACTTCAGAAGGTCAAATATGCAACAGCCAAATGTACATCCGTCTTTAGTTAAAG GATCACCTCTTTCAACATCTTTACCACCAACAGCCAGCGATGTGTTTCTTCCGCACGTAGGGGCACCACCAAGTCTTCACCACAGCCACCTTCTTCCACCAAACGGCCTGCCAGGATTCCAAGACATGCCCAAGCTAAATCTGGAACCTCTCCAGTTCAGATCGGTACCACAATCACCTCTTGAACAACTATCGTTAAGGCTATCACCGATGTCCAGCACCTTGAGTGTTAGCCCGCAGCCTTCGAACGTGCAGCAAGAGACCAAAATCCACTCCACAGTGGATCAATCAGCTTCCGAACCATCTGAAGACGAAGATATCGACGTTGTTAAGTCGGCCTTCGTACCAATCAAGCCGGCGAATGTGATGCTTCAGGAGATTCAGCATCCCGATTCAACAGTTCAGGATAAGGAACTTTCGAAGAGTGAATTGAAAGCGCCAAGTTCTAGGACTGTCAGACAACTTATTGACTCGAAATCGCCTTCAAGTACCAAGTTGCAAAGTGCCCCAACGATAAGCACTAAAAAATCGGTTTGGCGACCGTACTAA